The DNA window GAACCGAATAGAGGAACTTAATAAGTGGCTATACCACAGAATCCGAATGTGTATATGGAAACAGTCCTATGAATTAATAAACGCTCCGCAAGGATGCACATGCCGCGCAGAGGTAAATAGTTGTTGAAGCAACCGCGCGGCAGCGCAAGAATCCCGCTCACGGGATTCCTTATTCTTCTGCAGGAAAGCTCTGGGGGGATAAAAAGCATGCCCAATGGGGGATGTGTACCAGCGGGCAGGTGTAATATGCATTTCTCACACTTTTTATTCTTGTCCATATACTAATATTAAAACAACCTGAAAGGGACCTCAACCATGTATGACTCATGTGACAACTACCGGGAAGCCGCTGTTTATCCTGTTCGCCGGGAACAGCATGTTCACGAAGTGGTTGGCAGCACATTTATCGCCGAGTCCTGTGAAGAAGCTCATAACCATCGGTTTGCGGCCGTTTCCGGGGAAGCTATTCCATGTGGCAGAAGCCATGTTCACGAAGTGACTTTCCGG is part of the [Clostridium] symbiosum genome and encodes:
- a CDS encoding YmaF family protein produces the protein MYDSCDNYREAAVYPVRREQHVHEVVGSTFIAESCEEAHNHRFAAVSGEAIPCGRSHVHEVTFRTDAYDGHFHKFTGTSSPAIPVGDGRHVHFAKACTTTADGHTHEFRVASLIDNPIAPC